One window of the Trifolium pratense cultivar HEN17-A07 linkage group LG2, ARS_RC_1.1, whole genome shotgun sequence genome contains the following:
- the LOC123907131 gene encoding UDP-glycosyltransferase 1-like: MKDTLVLYPALGKGHLNSMIELGKLILTHNPSLSISILILSPPNTTVQPQHEIQKLITTFGCESFPSITFHHIPPISFPVTLPPHILPLEVCGRSNHLVNHILQSISKTSNLKGVILDFMNYSTDQITSALDIPTYYLYTSGASSLAVFLQLPTIHQNTTKSLKEFRMYPHITGLPQIPIADMPEEVKDREGKGYKVFLDMAISMKESNGVIINTFDAFEARALKALKAGLCLPEGTTPPLFCIGPMISPPSKGEDERGSLCLSWLDSQPSQSVVFLCFGSMGRFSKAQLNEIAIGLEKSEQRFLWIVRSDIDSEKLSLDELLPEGFLERTKEKGMVVRNWAPQDAILHHDSVGGFVTHCGWNSVLEAVCEGVPMIAWPMYAEQKLNRLIMVEEMKVALKMNESNGFVSGAELSERVKELMESDNGIEIRERILKMKISAKEARGGGGSSLVDFKRLGDSWREHASWNSLSPNTPFHFG, encoded by the coding sequence ATGAAGGATACATTAGTTCTATACCCAGCTCTTGGGAAAGGACACTTAAATTCCATGATTGAGTTAGGCAAACTCATATTAACACATAACCCTTCACTCTCTATATCAATTCTAATCCTTAGCCCACCAAACACTACCGTGCAGCCGCAGCACGAGATCCAAAAACTCATAACCACGTTTGGTTGTGAATCTTTTCCGTCCATCACTTTTCATCACATTCCTCCCATTTCATTCCCAGTAACTCTTCCACCTCACATACTCCCTCTTGAAGTTTGCGGTCGTAGCAACCACCTTGTTAACCATATTCTTCAATCCATTTCAAAAACTTCGAACCTCAAAGgtgttattttagattttatgaACTATAGTACGGACCAAATCACTTCAGCTCTTGATATCCCAACTTACTATTTATACACTTCAGGAGCATCAAGTCTTGCAGTTTTTCTTCAACTTCCAACCATTCATCAAAATACTACAAAATCGCTAAAGGAGTTTCGCATGTATCCTCACATCACTGGGCTACCACAAATTCCCATAGCAGATATGCCAGAGGAAGTGAAAGATCGTGAGGGTAAAGGTTACAAGGTTTTCTTAGATATGGCGATTAGTATGAAGGAAAGCAATGGAGTTATTATAAACACATTTGATGCTTTTGAAGCAAGAGCTTTAAAAGCATTAAAAGCAGGGTTGTGTCTTCCAGAAGGAACAACACCTCCATTGTTTTGTATTGGACCAATGATTTCACCTCCTTCTAAGGGTGAAGATGAAAGAGGGAGTTTGTGTTTGAGTTGGCTTGACTCGCAACCTAGTCAAAGCGTCGTGTTCTTGTGCTTTGGAAGTATGGGGAGATTTTCTAAGGCACAGTTGAATGAGATAGCTATTGGATTGGAAAAAAGTGAGCAAAGATTTTTGTGGATTGTAAGGAGCGACATAGACTCAGAGAAGTTGAGTTTGGACGAATTGTTGCCAGAAGGGTTTTTGGAGAGGACAAAGGAGAAAGGAATGGTGGTGAGGAATTGGGCCCCACAAGATGCAATATTGCATCATGATTCTGTGGGTGGATTTGTGACTCATTGTGGGTGGAATTCAGTGTTGGAAGCTGTTTGTGAAGGAGTGCCAATGATTGCATGGCCTATGTACGCGGAACAAAAGCTGAATCGATTGATTATGGTTGAAGAAATGAAGGTGGCTTTGAAAATGAACGAGTCAAATGGATTTGTGAGTGGAGCTGAGTTGAGTGAGCGAGTTAAAGAGTTGATGGAATCAGACAATGGAATAGAGATTAGAGAGAGgatattgaaaatgaaaataagtgCCAAGGAGGCAAGAGGTGGAGGTGGATCTTCTCTTGTTGATTTCAAAAGGTTAGGAGATTCATGGAGGGAGCATGCTTCTTGGAATAGTTTATCACCAAATACTCCATTCCATTTTGGTTGA